ATAAAAATTTTCAAGGGTTTAAATCTGTTTAGATTTTGATCGAATTCTAAAGGTATTTGCCATTTATTTCTTAATTTGATACAGAAATGAATATTGTTTTCTGCTTTAATCCTGTTTTTATGTTCAACAAAGAAGATCTCCTCCAGGTAAAGACCAGAAAGGAACTGGTTGAGTTGGCCAAGAAGAAAAAAATAAAGCTTAAAAAATCCATAAAGAGGGCCAAGTATGAAGATGAGTTGCGATTACTACAAATAGAACTGGCACATCTACAAAACCATATAGAAAAGAACCAGCTAAGGGTAGCCGTCTTGTTTGAAGGAAGGGATGCGGCAGGAAAAGGGGGATCCATCAAAAGGTTTGTAGAGCATCTAAATCCCCATACCTCAGGAGTAGTGGCCTTAACTAAGCCCACAGATGTGGAGCGTGGACAGTGGTATTTCCAAAGGTATATAGAAGTACTTCCCAATAGGGGAGAGATAAAATTTTTTGACAGGAGCTGGTACAACAGGGCTGTGGTAGAACCGGTGATGGGTTTCTGCACAACTCCCCAATACAAAACATTTATGGCGCAGGTGCCCAATTTTGAGCATATGTTGTATGAGGATGGCATTTATATCATTAAGTTTTGGTTTGATATCACCAAGGAGGAGCAGAAAAAGCGTTTTGAAGCCAGAAAAAATAACCCCCTCAAAGAATGGAAGTTCAGCCCTGTGGACATGAAGGCTCAGGAAATGTGGGATGAAAATACCAAGTACAAAGAAAAAATGTTTACCAATACCCACACTGCATTCTGCCCTTGGATCATTGTCGAAACCAACGACAAAATAACTGCAAGACTTGAAAGTCTACGGTACGTTCTTTCCCAGTTTGATTATGAAGGAAAGGGGAGTTCGGGAGCCAATTTACTCACTGACCCAAATGTGGTGTACCGTTATTTCAGGAAAAACAAAAACCTTGACTTATAACCATGGAACTGACTAAAGAAGATGTAAAAATTTTGAATTCGAATATAGGCCTCAAGCACTTGCTTGCCCATAAAAAAATCAACCTGCAAAAAGCCTTGTCAGTGGCAAAGTATGAGTTGGCCTTGCGGGAAATTCAGGCGGAATTGGTACGGATGCAATTGTGGATAATTGCTAATCAAAAAAAAGTCATGGTCCTTTTCCACGGAGGCGATTCTTCTGAAAAGAGTGGGGTCATTCGTAAAATCCTCTCCCACAATAATCCCAGGCATTATAGAGTTGAAGTAAATCTGCCCCATCAACAAAGCAACTCCAATGGGGAGTGGTATTTTAAAAAATTTGTGGAAAAACTTCCCCAAGGTGGGGAAATGGTATTCTGGGACAGAAGCTGGTACAATAGGGCCATCATTGAACCTGTGCATGGATTGTGCACGCAAGAAGACTATGATCTTTTTATGGGGCAGGTCAATGAATTCGAAAGAATGCTCTATGAATCAGGAATACAATTGATCAAATTTTACCTCAATTTCAGTAAGAAGGAACAGGCCAAAAGATTGGAAGAAGTCAAATCAAGTCCCCTGACCAAATGGAAAATGACCCCATTTGACGAGCAATCGAAAGAACTTTGGGCAGAATACAAGTCTTATAAAGAGCGGATGATTGCCCATACCCATACCGAAATTGCACCATGGATAGAAATTAATAAGGAGAAAAGGGAAGAGGAAATGATAGAAGCAGCAAGGCAACTCCTCAAACTTATTCCGTATGACAAAGGCTAATCAGGTGAAAACTCATTGACCCAATATCCAAGTTAAAATGGAAGCAGGAATAATTGGATTTTAGGATTGCAATGATCTTCAGGTAGCAAAGAATTTCTGGGCAATTTTCAGAGGCCTTAGGGTAAAGCGCTTCTTGACCCGATGGGTTGAGGTCCTGTGGATAACATCTCTAAGGGTCTCCATCACCTCTATCGTATAATCGCCTTTGTTGATCATGACGCATTCTGCCATAGCAGCATGTCCGGCATCTGTGATTTCTGAGCGGGTCGCCATTCCGGACTTATGTAGATTTTCCAACACCTGAGTGGCCCAAACCACCGGTACATGTGCCGCTTCACATATCCACAAAATCTCTTCCTGAATTTCTCCCAAGCGCTCAAATCCAATCTCTACTGCCAAATCTCCCCTGGCAATCATCAGGCCAAATACCTGTTCTTTCATTCCCTCGAGCAAAAGGGAAGGAAGGTTTTCCACAGCCTCCAAAGTCTCTATTTTTATGATCAAATGTGGATAACTTTCAGAAAGCTCCCGAAGCGCCTGACGCAGTTCTACAATATCCTCAGCAGTCTTTACAAAGGAATATCCGACCAAATCAGCATTTTCAAAAATAAATGGAAGACATGCCTTATCAAAATCCGTCAATGCCGGAACTTGTAGAAAAGAATCCGGGAAATTGATACCTTTACCTTCCTTCAGCAGCTTCTTTTTGGAAGAAATTCTCACAATTCTAAGTCCAATTCTTTCTTTTTTAACTTTTTCCACAATACAACGGATCGCCCCATCATCGATGAAAATACGGTCTCCCTTCCTCAATTGGTGGATAATTCCGGACTCATTCGGACTTATTACAATTTGTGACTTATCTGCTTCTGATTCATCTTCCACCAACCAGATTAGCTGACCTTCCTTGATTTTTACTTTCCCTTTATCCCTGCCTTTACCTAGAATTTGGGTCCTGATTTTAGGGCCTGCCAAATCCATATAAATCTTGCAGGGAATCCCAGTCTGTTCCATGGCTTTTTTTACCTGATTGATCATTCTCGACCAGGTATCTTCATCATCGTGGGCACAGTTGATCCGGGCTATGTTCATCCCATTCTGCAGAAGACTTTTGACTTTGGCATAGTCATCGGCAAATTCCGCATCAAAGGTGACCATCAAATAAGGCATATTGGCTTCGGACTTCTGACCAAAAAGCTGCCGACTCTTTTCTCCCATTTTGAGTTTGCTAAAGGCAAAAGTGCATTGGTCCAGGTCCCGCTCCTTGTAAACATAGCCCAGCCTCTCCCTTATCGCCTGAACCTGCCTCAGGATATGTCCTTCCGAACTCGCTAATGATGAAAGCCCATAGATATGCAAAAGGTCCTGAAGTTCCCTGATGTCAAGATTACGAAGGGTTAAATAAGACAAAAGGTTTTTGGCAGAAACAACCTGACCCTCATGCAAAGAATTCAAAAGGCTTTGTTTGGAGGCAACGGTTTCATTCATGCTACTTTCCAAGTGCATGATCTGGGTTTTGATGAATTCTAAATCAGAAAGGGAGTCCATGGTACATAAAAAGCATGTACTAAGGTACCGATAATTCACTTGCCCCTGAAAAATATCATGTTAACTTTTTAGAAAATTAAAAAACAGTCAGAAACCTAAAATCAAGTTCAGGTGGTTCTGAATCAATATAACTTTTGCAGCTGATTGGTAAAATATAGCAGGTCTTTGCTGATCAAAGATAGCTGAGATTCCAATTGATCTAACATTTCAGCCCTAGCCTTGAGTTGTTCTGGTGAGTAGGCTCCCCCATCAGACAGCACCACAGCAATTTCTTCCTCTTTCAAATTATATGTTTCCCACCTTTTAATCAGTTGTTCCTTCAAAGAAACTTTTTCATCACTGTGCTTTTTGCTATTGAAATAATACCAAGTGGAGGGAGGAAAATATTCAGGTCTTTCCTTTGAAAAGTAAACATCCCTCAAAATATTCTTTGGGTGATTAATGAGGATTTTTCTATCCAATTTCAATATAGAAAGTCCAAGAAAAACCTCTGTCAGCCCCCCTGCTATCCCTAAATACTCTGCCCAATCATTTTGGGGATTATCTGCCATCAAAATGATGCCTGCCCCAACACCTACAACAGCACCGGTAACTATAGCAGCCACAGTCAGATTTCTCTCTTTTCTCCTTAGCTCTTTTTCCATATAAGATGCAATCTGACCCGCTTTTTCTTCCTCACAATCAATAGCTGCCATTAACGATTGAAGTTCAAGGTTCATTTTCAAAACTTTGGCCATCATTCTAGTCTTGAGTTCCAGCTTTTCAAATGACTCTAATTGATTATCGAGAAATTTTTCTAGGTCATTAACCAAATTGACAGCAATAGCCATTTCAATCACTTTGCTATCAAAATTATTCCTAAGATTCGGTCCGATCCTTAGGGAATCGGACAAAAAGCTACCATCATTGCCCTCAAAATATAGACCCTGAAGACATTCTGCTTGAAAGGGTGTAGGACTTGTTATAACCTTATTGCCGCTACAAGAGCAGAATAGAAGGATGGAAAGGAATAAAATTGGTCCAAAAGTTATGAAAAAAGAAAAACAGCTACCTCGTTTCATCATGGATACAAAGTAGCTGTTTTTTAGTAATCCGTTCAACCCGTTGACAGTAATTCATTTAAAAAATGTGCCCAAAACCGAAGAAAAATTGCCCACCTTCCCTACTTTGGGCATAATCCAACCTCAAGATGGTAGACTGATTCCAGGCAATCCTTCCGCCTATACCAGGAGCTCCTCTAAAATTGTTCAATTGCACATCACTTAAGCCTTCCCAGACTGTTCCAAAATCATAAAAAGGCGTCAAACCCAAGGCAAAATGCTGGTTGAAGGCATTGAAGTCATGAAGTCTTGCCCTCATTTCCAAATTGACCAATCCGACAGTGGGCGCTAAGAACCTGGCTTCCCTAAATCCCCTAACTGATCTTCCTCCTCCCAATACTAAAATCCCTCCGGCCTCTGCCTGAGAGGAAAGGTCCCACATCTCAATAAAATTTATCCTTGGCCCGAAAATATGCCCAAAGGCAGCAAGTCCTGCAAAAGTCAGTCTGTTACGTTCATTTTTCCATCGATGGAAAGTGTGGATAAACTGGCCCTGAAGCATAAACTTGTTGAAGTTGAACTGTGACCCCAGCCAAGGAGCGGAGTATTCATGGGAATATTGAAGAAAAACCCCTTTGGAAGGATCCGGTTCCAAATCCCTGGTATCATAAATGATTGCACCGGCCAGCATGCTGGTAAATTGAAACCTGTCCTCAAATCCGGCAAGATTGAACCTGTCCCAGGTACCGTCATTTTTCTGCCTGTTGACCAAGGTCTCTCTTTGGATGGCTTCAACCTCTGTTCCGTTGGGAAGGAAGGCAGTCTCAGCAATCCTTCCGGTATAGTCCTCAAAAGCTGTGAACAACATCTCATATCCAAACATCAACCTTAACTTCCCTCCCATTTCTACACGTTCTCCCAATAAATTGAAGAGCTTCTCCCGCTGGATAAACTGGTTGAAATGGGTATCGGTCTGTAGCCTTCCACCATTTCCGGGAACAGCAATTTTCAGGTTATCTTCGTAGGCATTGACCCTGTTGAATACCCGGACAGGACCATCACTTCCTTCGGATTTGTCCGAAAAAGTCAGCCGATCTAAAAACTGACGTCCAATCCCCCAATATTGGGCATTGGGATCTTCCCAAAACACGGCATCAGCCCTGAATCTCCATTTAGAATTTAGGAAATAAGGAACATCAAGATTTAAGGCAGCTTTTACACGACCATTCTCAAAAATAAAAAATTCTGTATTTAAACTATAGCGATAAGGAGTGTAGTAAAAAAAAGGGTCATTTTCCGTCTTATTCTGAAAGAAGAATAAATTTCCACCTACACCAAATCCCCTGATCGGGTCAAATTCAAACCTAGGCAATCCTGTGACAAAAAAGCCCTGTTTCTTGTTGAGAATATCTTCTTTAGAAAGTCTTTTCTCGGATGAGATTTCAAAGGGTAGAGAAATTGTGTCCAAAATGCTCAACCGATGAACATTTTTATGCTCAAAAATTTCCCTATTTGTTAATTTTTGCTGGGCAAATGCAGTTCCGCTTAACAGCAAAACCCAGATTAGAATTAGCTTTTTCATGAAATGGAAGTTTAATAAATTGGTTTATAGTTCTAATAATGATACTGTTACTGTGAAATAGATCAACAGACCGGTTATATCTACTACTGTTGTGATTGCAGGTGAAGCAGCTACCGCAGGATCACCCCCAAACCTTTTGACCAACAAAGGCAAACCTGCTCCAATACAAGTAGCTGTAATTACCTGCAAGGATAGCGCTGTGCTGATGACAAGGGCAATTTGAATCAAGGTATATTGCTCGGGAATACTTGTTTCCCAACTAAGAAAGAGCACTTTTAGAAAAGCCAGAACTCCCAAACAAACAGCAAGAAGACTGGAAATTTTAAACTCCTTAAATACAATTGTGAACCATTGATTTGGGCTAATTTGTCCTAAAGCCAAAGCCCTTACAATCACGGTGGCAGCCTGTGATCCTGAGTTACCCCCTGTATCAGCAACCATCGGCATATATAGAGCTAGGATGATTAAAGCCTCAAGTGTAGATTCAAATCGATGAATAATCATACCAGAGATAATACCAACAGCAGCCAATGAAATAATCCATACTACCCTTCTCCTGAAATGCTGCCAACTACTTGTTACCATGTAATCCTGCTCTGCATTTTCGGCCATGATTCCCATGAATTTTTCCATATCCTCTGTATGTTCTGCACGGATTACTTCAATTGCATCATCTTGAGTAACAATTCCAACAAGTTGTCCGGAATGATTCAAAACCGGAATAGCCAAAAGGTCATGGTCTTCTATTTTTTTTGCAACAATTTCCCTGTCTTCATTTACATACGTAGCAATAAATTGGGAATGAAGAATATCTTGTATCAGCTTATTAGGAGCAGCCAAAATTAGATCCTTAAGTGAAATAAAGCCTACCATTTTCATCCTGTGGTCCACTACATAGATATAATAGATCATTTTCTTTGAGGGGCTATCCCTTCTCACCTTAGCCAAGGCAGACTCTACTGTCATTGTAGCCAAAACTGTGGCAAAATCTGTACTCATGATTCCGCCCGCAGTTTCAGGAGGATAGGCACTTAGTTTTAATACATCTTCTCTTGCCTCTTTACTCAGGTAAGGAAGTATTGCGGCCTGTTCTTCTTGACTCATATGCTGAAAAAGGTCACATCGGTCATCAGATGCCAAATTTTCAAAAAGAGGGGCAAAACGCTTTTTGCTTACTTTTTGAAAAAATGAAAGTTGCCTCCTGATATCAAAATGGGAAAAGATCTTAGATTGACTTTGAAGATCAAAGTAGTCCAAAGCCTCTAATATGGTGGCTTCTTCTAAGGGTTCTAAAGCTTCCGATACCTCTACCAAAGTCATTTTTTGAAGTAATGGGATCAATTCCCTGACTTTTTGTTTTTCTGCTGATAAAATCCAAGTTTCCAGGTCCTTTTTCATAGATTTACTGTTCGTTTTGCTGCCCTTGGATTTCCCAACTTACTTCCAAGACGCCGTATTCTAATGTCAGTTTACCTGCCAGATTTTCCATGATACTATCCCTGTTGCCATTGGAAACAACCTTAGCCTCTACATAAGAATGCTGTGGATTACCATTGTCCCTACTTTTGAGTGATTGGAGGCGCAAGCTGTTATCTGACTTGATAGTTTCCAAGAGCATTACCCTGAGGTGGTTTTCAACTTTGTCCAAGCATTTGATCTGAAAAAGGTAAAAGAATGTTCCGTTAGCGTCCTCTGCAGGAGTATTGGGAATCCTGCTAATCTTTCTTCCAAGTGGTCTAAGTCCAAGGTGGGCAAGCATAACTGCTCCAGCGGTAACTGCTGATTCGGCAAAAAGCCCAACTCCTGCCAAAGACCCTACTGCCGCAGAACACCATATAGTTGCAGCTGTATTCAGTCCCTGAACATTGAACCCGTCTTTCATAATA
This Cecembia calidifontis DNA region includes the following protein-coding sequences:
- a CDS encoding pyruvate kinase, giving the protein MDSLSDLEFIKTQIMHLESSMNETVASKQSLLNSLHEGQVVSAKNLLSYLTLRNLDIRELQDLLHIYGLSSLASSEGHILRQVQAIRERLGYVYKERDLDQCTFAFSKLKMGEKSRQLFGQKSEANMPYLMVTFDAEFADDYAKVKSLLQNGMNIARINCAHDDEDTWSRMINQVKKAMEQTGIPCKIYMDLAGPKIRTQILGKGRDKGKVKIKEGQLIWLVEDESEADKSQIVISPNESGIIHQLRKGDRIFIDDGAIRCIVEKVKKERIGLRIVRISSKKKLLKEGKGINFPDSFLQVPALTDFDKACLPFIFENADLVGYSFVKTAEDIVELRQALRELSESYPHLIIKIETLEAVENLPSLLLEGMKEQVFGLMIARGDLAVEIGFERLGEIQEEILWICEAAHVPVVWATQVLENLHKSGMATRSEITDAGHAAMAECVMINKGDYTIEVMETLRDVIHRTSTHRVKKRFTLRPLKIAQKFFAT
- a CDS encoding MgtC/SapB family protein, with amino-acid sequence MSLFEFIIRLNLALLLGAAIGFERQWRQKSAGLRTNTLVSMGAAAFILLSVSLTGDSGDPSRVAGQIVTGIGFLGAGVIMKDGFNVQGLNTAATIWCSAAVGSLAGVGLFAESAVTAGAVMLAHLGLRPLGRKISRIPNTPAEDANGTFFYLFQIKCLDKVENHLRVMLLETIKSDNSLRLQSLKSRDNGNPQHSYVEAKVVSNGNRDSIMENLAGKLTLEYGVLEVSWEIQGQQNEQ
- the mgtE gene encoding magnesium transporter, producing MKKDLETWILSAEKQKVRELIPLLQKMTLVEVSEALEPLEEATILEALDYFDLQSQSKIFSHFDIRRQLSFFQKVSKKRFAPLFENLASDDRCDLFQHMSQEEQAAILPYLSKEAREDVLKLSAYPPETAGGIMSTDFATVLATMTVESALAKVRRDSPSKKMIYYIYVVDHRMKMVGFISLKDLILAAPNKLIQDILHSQFIATYVNEDREIVAKKIEDHDLLAIPVLNHSGQLVGIVTQDDAIEVIRAEHTEDMEKFMGIMAENAEQDYMVTSSWQHFRRRVVWIISLAAVGIISGMIIHRFESTLEALIILALYMPMVADTGGNSGSQAATVIVRALALGQISPNQWFTIVFKEFKISSLLAVCLGVLAFLKVLFLSWETSIPEQYTLIQIALVISTALSLQVITATCIGAGLPLLVKRFGGDPAVAASPAITTVVDITGLLIYFTVTVSLLEL
- a CDS encoding polyphosphate kinase 2, producing MELTKEDVKILNSNIGLKHLLAHKKINLQKALSVAKYELALREIQAELVRMQLWIIANQKKVMVLFHGGDSSEKSGVIRKILSHNNPRHYRVEVNLPHQQSNSNGEWYFKKFVEKLPQGGEMVFWDRSWYNRAIIEPVHGLCTQEDYDLFMGQVNEFERMLYESGIQLIKFYLNFSKKEQAKRLEEVKSSPLTKWKMTPFDEQSKELWAEYKSYKERMIAHTHTEIAPWIEINKEKREEEMIEAARQLLKLIPYDKG
- the omp85 gene encoding Omp85 family outer membrane protein, producing MKKLILIWVLLLSGTAFAQQKLTNREIFEHKNVHRLSILDTISLPFEISSEKRLSKEDILNKKQGFFVTGLPRFEFDPIRGFGVGGNLFFFQNKTENDPFFYYTPYRYSLNTEFFIFENGRVKAALNLDVPYFLNSKWRFRADAVFWEDPNAQYWGIGRQFLDRLTFSDKSEGSDGPVRVFNRVNAYEDNLKIAVPGNGGRLQTDTHFNQFIQREKLFNLLGERVEMGGKLRLMFGYEMLFTAFEDYTGRIAETAFLPNGTEVEAIQRETLVNRQKNDGTWDRFNLAGFEDRFQFTSMLAGAIIYDTRDLEPDPSKGVFLQYSHEYSAPWLGSQFNFNKFMLQGQFIHTFHRWKNERNRLTFAGLAAFGHIFGPRINFIEMWDLSSQAEAGGILVLGGGRSVRGFREARFLAPTVGLVNLEMRARLHDFNAFNQHFALGLTPFYDFGTVWEGLSDVQLNNFRGAPGIGGRIAWNQSTILRLDYAQSREGGQFFFGFGHIF
- the ppk2 gene encoding polyphosphate kinase 2 yields the protein MNIVFCFNPVFMFNKEDLLQVKTRKELVELAKKKKIKLKKSIKRAKYEDELRLLQIELAHLQNHIEKNQLRVAVLFEGRDAAGKGGSIKRFVEHLNPHTSGVVALTKPTDVERGQWYFQRYIEVLPNRGEIKFFDRSWYNRAVVEPVMGFCTTPQYKTFMAQVPNFEHMLYEDGIYIIKFWFDITKEEQKKRFEARKNNPLKEWKFSPVDMKAQEMWDENTKYKEKMFTNTHTAFCPWIIVETNDKITARLESLRYVLSQFDYEGKGSSGANLLTDPNVVYRYFRKNKNLDL